A genomic region of Microlunatus sagamiharensis contains the following coding sequences:
- a CDS encoding carbohydrate ABC transporter permease has protein sequence MTRRSETVINYTILLFFTVLVLLPILWTVLAALSPNLDGTPSTTLQWSNFASAWTRGDLGHALVSSLVITAGAVLVQVLLALGSGYAFGVLDVVGSRVLFPLVLLGLMLSTEALIIPLYFQFRELGLINSWLGLIAIHVGMGVPFGAFWMRATFRAVPASLVESARLDGAGSWRVLWRILVPVSRPAILTLVLLNAMWTWNDYFVALIMISDPGKQPVTLALGAFQGRFTTEFNAMAAAAIIICLPVLILYAFFQRQFIHGVLTGALKE, from the coding sequence GTGACGCGGCGCTCGGAGACGGTGATCAACTACACGATCCTGCTCTTCTTCACCGTGCTGGTGCTGCTGCCGATCCTCTGGACCGTGCTCGCCGCGCTCAGCCCGAACCTCGACGGCACGCCCTCGACGACGCTGCAGTGGTCGAACTTCGCCTCGGCCTGGACCCGCGGCGACCTCGGCCACGCGCTGGTCTCGAGCCTGGTGATCACCGCTGGCGCGGTCCTGGTGCAGGTGCTGCTCGCGCTCGGCTCGGGCTACGCCTTCGGCGTGCTCGACGTCGTCGGCTCCCGGGTGCTCTTCCCGCTCGTGCTGCTCGGGCTGATGCTCTCGACCGAGGCGCTGATCATCCCGCTGTACTTCCAGTTCCGCGAGCTCGGGCTGATCAACTCCTGGCTCGGGCTGATCGCGATCCACGTGGGGATGGGCGTGCCGTTCGGCGCCTTTTGGATGCGCGCGACGTTCCGGGCCGTGCCGGCCTCGCTCGTGGAGTCCGCCCGGCTCGACGGCGCCGGGTCCTGGCGGGTGCTCTGGCGGATCCTCGTGCCGGTCTCCCGGCCCGCGATCCTCACGCTCGTGCTGCTCAACGCGATGTGGACCTGGAACGACTACTTCGTCGCGCTGATCATGATCTCCGACCCGGGCAAGCAGCCGGTCACGCTCGCCCTCGGTGCCTTCCAGGGCCGCTTCACCACCGAGTTCAACGCCATGGCCGCGGCGGCGATCATCATCTGCCTGCCCGTGCTGATCCTGTACG